One window from the genome of Melospiza georgiana isolate bMelGeo1 chromosome 13, bMelGeo1.pri, whole genome shotgun sequence encodes:
- the LOC131089022 gene encoding C2 calcium-dependent domain-containing protein 4C-like, whose amino-acid sequence MWLLEKIRASHENGNLSSSSFLGLPQSQNLPEKAQLRAAAFPNVITPDRIPEFCIPPRLTSSGPIKGSGFHQDHSSVDGALTSDYSPSSCPHLIQVESVEEEISALEEESTNADPQSQAALSLPHFPRAPTSYGFCTLLESPHTRRKESIFHGDPRGALPGLKLSRSRANTFSGKGSMSNPIAISFASVRLPPKHLSLHRQAACDSDTASSSDSSPFSSPLLTRSPPRPCSLIKAQSQEGLLCRALKDKSKHSMPRNNSLSTEESSSTDNSPSAIRRASEGLLGIRSFSTSCSPLFPVDLSCSRERLVGESAVVMDKGGVLRLSAEYCSENERLRIRLISAEGLYDDSVEPKSINCCISFSLVPGKTQKQRSTVIKRSRNPIFNEDFFFDGIAEEELYSLSVRMKATNKGCSMKRDYTLGERELSLMSMLAV is encoded by the coding sequence ATGTGGTTGTTGGAAAAGATCAGAGCATCTCATGAAAATGGGAACCTCTCCAGCTCGTCCTTCCTGGGACTGCCACAAAGCCAAAATCTGCCAGAAAAAGCCCAGCTGagggctgctgcttttccaaatGTGATCACTCCTGACAGAATCCCTGAATTCTGCATTCCCCCCAGGCTGACCAGCTCTGGCCCCATTAAGGGCAGTGGCTTCCACCAGGATCACAGTTCAGTGGATGGAGCTCTTACTTCTGATTACAGCCCCAGCTCTTGCCCACATCTCATTCAGGTGGAAAGTGTAGAAGAGGAGATCTCTGCCCTGGAGGAAGAAAGCACCAATGCCGACCCACAGTCCCAAGCAGcgctctccctgccccacttTCCCAGAGCCCCCACTTCCTATGGCTTCTGCACTTTGCTGGAGAGTCCCCACACCAGGAGGAAGGAGTCCATCTTCCATGGTGATCCCCGTGGGGCTCTGCCTGGCCTGAAGCTGTCTCGATCCAGAGCTAACACCTTCAGTGGCAAAGGAAGCATGTCTAACCCCATTGCCATCAGCTTTGCTTCGGTGAGACTGCCACCCAAGCACCTCTCTCTGCACAGGCAAGCtgcctgtgacagtgacactgcctCTTCCAGTGATTCCTCTCCTTTCAGTTCTCCACTTCTCACCAGGTCAcctcccagaccctgctccctGATCAAAGCACAAAGTCAGGAGGGGttgctctgcagagcactgaAAGACAAGAGCAAACACAGTATGCCCAGGAACAATTCCCTCTCTAcagaggagagcagctccaCGGATAACAGCCCCAGTGCCATCAGGAGGGCCTCCGAGGGGCTGCTCGGCATCCGGAGCTTTagcacctcctgctctcccttgTTTCCAGTGGACCTGAGCTGCAGTCGGGAGAGGCTGGTGGGGGAGAGTGCAGTGGTCATGGACAAGGGGGGCGTGTTGAGGCTGTCAGCTGAGTACTGCTCAGAGAACGAGAGGCTGCGCATCCGCCTCATCAGTGCAGAGGGCTTGTACGATGATTCTGTAGAGCCCAAAAGCATCAACTGCTGCATCTCCTTCTCCCTGGTGccagggaaaacacagaagCAGAGAAGCACAGTTATAAAGAGAAGCAGGAATCCCATCTTCAATGAGGACTTCTTTTTTGATGGTATTGCAGAAGAAGAGCTGTACAGCCTCTCTGTGAGGATGAAAGCAACAAATAAAGGGTGCAGTATGAAAAGGGATTATACCTTAGGAGAACGGGAGTTGTCCTTAATGAGTATGTTGGCAGTGTAG